TATTCTGATTTTACTGGTGCCCAAGAACAGACGGCAGGACAATATGCTCATTACCGGCTGTCTGCTGATTTTTGTCGGGGCCTGGATCGACAAGGGCCTGGGCATGATCGGCGGCGGTTTCGTGCCCAACCCGCTGCACGAGATCACGGAATACGTACCCTCGCAGCTCGAACTGGGAATTTCTCTCGGTATTTACGCTACGGGCTTTCTGGTGCTGACCATCCTGTACAAGGTGGCCATCGGGGTGAAGCAGGAAGTTGAATAGGACAGTGGCGCGGGTGACTGCTGTTCTGGAGTATATCCTGCTTGATTTATTGATGAAGTATTTGAAAGGATGAGGCTGTTCTGGTTTACACCATGTTGGATCGTGTGTAGGGGGCCTTATTCCACCCGCGCCAGCGGGAATCTCAAAGATTTTTGGAGGTAGATCATGGGTTATTCTGTTTTGGTTGATGTGGACAAGTGTTCCGGCGACGGCGAATGCGTGGATGTCTGTCCTGTCGAGGTCTACGAGCTGCAGGGCGGCAAGGCGGTCGCCGTGAACGAGGAAGAGTGTCTGGGCTGTGAGTCCTGCGTGGAAGTCTGTGAGCAGGGCGCCATCACTATCGAAGAAAACTAAGCTGTTATTGCGGCGGGCTCTCGCATTTGGGGGCCTGCCGCCCTGCGTTTTTCTCCCGTATTTTTCCCGAATTTTCGAATTTTGTCAGGATTTGCCGTGAAGTGCACGGCATGGAAGCCTCCATCCCGCGAGAAATTTTTTCATGAATTTTGATCTGACTCCTTTTTTTGCAGAATACGAGGCGCTTGCCGCCCAGACTGACGCTTTGTTTCAGAGGGTGTCCGGAGATTTTTCCGCCGAGGTCAAATGCTGCCAGGGATGCAGCGATTGCTGCCATGCGCTTTTTGACGTTACGCTCGTGGAGGCCTTGTATCTCAATGCGAAATTTCTTTTGCTGGACGAAGCCCTGCGGAATGAAATTCTGATCGCTGCGGACAAGGCGGACCGGCGGGCCCATGTGCTCAAGAAGAAGGCTTCGCGGGAGGCTGAAGAGCGGCCTCATGAGGAAATACTGACCGGTGTGGCCAAAGAGCGGCTGCGCTGTCCGCTTTTGGACCAGAATAACCAATGCCGGTTATACGCTTTCCGCCCGGTCACCTGCCGCGTATACGGTATTCCGCTGGAAATCGGGGGGGCTTCCCGTACATGCGGCCTGTCGGGCTTTGCGCCCGGCCGTGCATACCCGGCTGTGAAACTGGAACGCGTTCAGGACCGCCTGCTTGGGCTGAGCAACAGGCTGCTTGACGCCCTGGGGTCGCCCTATCCGGATTTCCGGATGATGTATGTGCCCGTATCCACGGCGGTGATGACGGTGTACTCTGACGAGTATTTCGGCCTGGGCTCTGGTTCAGGGCAGCCGGATACTGTGGAGGCGGAGAATGCGTAAGCCCACCTCCTTGACGGCGGAGCACGAGGCCCAGAAGCGGGCCATATACGAAAAAATGTCTCCCCGGCGGCGCAAATTCATTGACCGCATCGGCTTTGACCGATGGGATCCCTTTGCTGAACCCAAAGACCCCATTGAATGGCGGACGGACGGCACACAGCGGACAACCCAGCAGCTGGTGCGGGAGTATCTGCAGAATCACGCCCCGGAAAATTATAGCAACGCCTATGGACAGGGTGTGCTGGAGATGTGCCTGGGCATGGTCAACGGTGACGAGCGCTATGTCGCCATGTACGAGTTTTCCCTCTGGTATGCGGGCGAGCTGAAAAAACATAACATCGACATAAAGGACTACAAGCCATGACCGGGGAGGGTCTGTGTCCGGGCCAAATGGCTTGAGCCCCGGTACGGAGCCGATCCGGAAGAGATTTGGAAGTTTCGGTGGAATTCGGCCTTTCGCGGTGGCGGGGCCGGAAATTTTTGATCATTTGTGCACGACAGGATGCTTATGAACAAAGCTGATTATGGTCCAAAGACAGTGGTGGCGCTGAAAGCCGCCCTGAATGAAAGCCCCGATTCTGCTGCTCTGCTGTATAATCTGGGAGTCTCTCTGGTGGCCGAGCGCAATTACGTCGAGGCTCAGAAGGCCTTTGAGGAAGCTCTGGCCATAGAGCCGGAGATTGCCGAGGCGTATGTGCAGTTGGGCGGTCTGGCCATGCATCGCGGCGATCTGGATACATGTCTGACCATGAACAGGAAGGCCGCCGAGATCCGTCCGCGTTTTGCCGTGCCCTGGGGAAACATCGGCTTCGTGTACATGCAGCAGCAGAACCCGGACAAGGCGGTCAAGGCGTTGAAGAAGGCCATCGGGCTCGATCCACAGTTCATTCAGGCCCATACGACTCTCGGCAGCGCCTATCTTGCCTTGGGCGATCCGGATGGCTGTATCATGCAGTGTGCCAAGGCCATCGAGTTGGAGCCCATGTTTGGACCGGCCTACAACAACATCGGTCTGGCTTATCTGGAGAAGGGAGAACCGGAAAAGGCTCTGCCGTACTTCGACAAGGCCCGGGAGACGGGATTTGAAGTGGAGGAGGAGATCCTGTCGGAGATCGCCTCGCATCGCTAGCCACTTCCTGCGAGAGCAGGAACCTCAGGTTGACATGAATTTATGGATATGTAAAAATTCACAAGTCCATATTTTTAGAAGTTCTTGAAATTGTTACGAGGTTGAGGGTCGCGTTTGTGTCCCCTCGGACGCGATGACTATGCATGGTCTAATCTTTTAAGGAGGATGTGTAATGGCTAAACATGCAACCCCGTTGCTGGATCAGCTTCAGAGCGGTCCTTGGCCGAGTTTTGTGACGGACATCAAGGAGGAAGCCGAGAGGCGTCATAAAAACGAAAAGAATGTGAAGTATCAGATCCCGGTGGATGTCTGTGACGACCTGCTGGGGATTCTGGAGCTGTCCTACAAGGACGGCACCACGCACTGGAAGCACGGCGGCATCGTCGGTGTCTTCGGTTACGGCGGCGGCGTCATCGGACGCTATTGCGACCAGCCGGAGATGTTCCCCGGCGTGGCCCATTTTCATACCATCCGTGTGGCTCAGCCCGCTGGCATGTACTACACCTCCGAATTTCTCCGTCAGCTCTGTGACCTGTGGGAAATGCGCGGTTCCGGCCTGACCAACATGCACGGCGCCACCGGTGACATCGTGCTCCTCGGCACTACCACGCCGCAGCTGGAGGAATTTTTCTTCGACCTGACGCACAAGCTGAACAATGACCTGGGCGGCTCCGGCTCCAACCTGCGTACTCCCGCCTCCTGTCTGGGAGATTCCCGCTGTGAATGGGCCTGCTATGATGCGCAGGAGCTGTGTTATCAGCTGACTCAGGAATATCAGGACGAACTGCATCGTCCGGCCTTCCCCTATAAGTTCAAGTTCAAATTTGACGGCTGCCCCAACGGTTGTGTGGCCTCCATCGCCCGTTCGGACATGTCCTTCATCGGTACGTGGCGCGATGAAATCCGCATTGATCAGGAAGCTGTGGCCGCATACATCGGCGGTGAGATTCAGCCCAATGGCGGAGCCCACTCTGGCAAGGATTGGGGCCCCTTCGACATTGAGAAGGAAGTTCTTGACCTCTGTCCGACGGAATGCATGTGGCTGGAAGACGGCAAGCTGAAAATCAACGACCGTGAATGCACCCGCTGCATGCACTGTCTGAACGTCATGCCCCGCGCTCTGCGCATCGGTAACGACCGCGGTCTGTCCATCCTGGTCGGCGCCAAGGCTCCGATTCTTGACGGCGCACAGATGGGCTCCCTGCTGGTGCCTTTCATCAAGGTTGAAGAGTCTTATGACGAGATCAAGGAAATCATTGAAGGCATCTGGGAATGGTGGATGGAAGAAGGCAAGAACCGCGAGCGTCTTGGCGAGCTGATCAAACGCCAGGGCTTGGCCAAGGCTATTGCCGCGGTCGGTCTGACGCCTGTGCCGCAGCATGTGCAGGAACCCCGCCATAATCCGTACATCTTCTGGAAGGAAGAGGACGTCGAGGGCGGCTGGGATCGTGACATCGCCGAATACCGTAAACATCATCAGAGATAAGAAGGGGGGTTGAAAATGGAGTTTGTTTCTTCCGGATATAATCCTGATAAGCCCATGGAAAACAGGATTTCGGACATCGGCCCTCGCCATTTCTCCGATTTCCTGCCTCCGGTCATTGCCAAAAATAAAGGAAAGTGGCTGTGGCACGAGATTATCGAACCCGGAATCCTGATGCACAAGGCTGAGAGCGGTGACGAAGTCTACACTGTGCGTTGCGGTGCTGCCCGTCTCATGTCCGTGGGCAATATCCGTATGATCTGTGATATCGCCGATAAATTCTGTGGCGGACACCTGCGTTTCACCACCCGCAACAACGTGGAGTTTATGGTCGAAACTCTGGCTGAGGCCAAAAAACTGAAAGAGCATCTGAATGGCCTGAAGCAGTCCGGCGGCAGCCATCTGTTGCCTGTCGGCGGCACGGGCGCCGGCATCACCAACATCGTCCATACCCAGGGCTGGGTGCATTGCCACACCCCTGCTACCGATGCTTCCGGTACCGTGAAGGTGGTCATGGACGAGCTGTTTGAAGAGTTCGGTCAGATGCGCATGCCCGCTCAGGTGCGTATTTCCATGGCCTGCTGTCTGAACATGTGCGGCGCTGTGCACTGCTCCGACATCGCTATTCTGGGTTATCACCGCAAACCGCCCATCATCGACCACGAGTGGCTGGACAACCTCTGTGAAATTCCTCTGGCCGTGGCCGCCTGCCCGGTAGGCGCCATCCGTCCGACCAAGAAGGAAATCACTACCGAAGCCGGTGAGACCAAGACCGTGAACACCGTGGCCATCAAGAACGAGCGCTGCATGTTCTGCGGTAAC
Above is a window of Desulfomicrobium orale DSM 12838 DNA encoding:
- a CDS encoding YkgJ family cysteine cluster protein, producing MNFDLTPFFAEYEALAAQTDALFQRVSGDFSAEVKCCQGCSDCCHALFDVTLVEALYLNAKFLLLDEALRNEILIAADKADRRAHVLKKKASREAEERPHEEILTGVAKERLRCPLLDQNNQCRLYAFRPVTCRVYGIPLEIGGASRTCGLSGFAPGRAYPAVKLERVQDRLLGLSNRLLDALGSPYPDFRMMYVPVSTAVMTVYSDEYFGLGSGSGQPDTVEAENA
- a CDS encoding tetratricopeptide repeat protein: MNKADYGPKTVVALKAALNESPDSAALLYNLGVSLVAERNYVEAQKAFEEALAIEPEIAEAYVQLGGLAMHRGDLDTCLTMNRKAAEIRPRFAVPWGNIGFVYMQQQNPDKAVKALKKAIGLDPQFIQAHTTLGSAYLALGDPDGCIMQCAKAIELEPMFGPAYNNIGLAYLEKGEPEKALPYFDKARETGFEVEEEILSEIASHR
- the dsrB gene encoding dissimilatory-type sulfite reductase subunit beta; amino-acid sequence: MEFVSSGYNPDKPMENRISDIGPRHFSDFLPPVIAKNKGKWLWHEIIEPGILMHKAESGDEVYTVRCGAARLMSVGNIRMICDIADKFCGGHLRFTTRNNVEFMVETLAEAKKLKEHLNGLKQSGGSHLLPVGGTGAGITNIVHTQGWVHCHTPATDASGTVKVVMDELFEEFGQMRMPAQVRISMACCLNMCGAVHCSDIAILGYHRKPPIIDHEWLDNLCEIPLAVAACPVGAIRPTKKEITTEAGETKTVNTVAIKNERCMFCGNCYTMCPSLPLSDQTGDGLVIMAGGKVSNRISNPKFSKVVVAFIPNEPPRWPTLAKVIRQIVEAYAADARKYERLGDWAERIGWERFFEKTGLEFSEHMIDDFRDPAYYTWRQTTNFKF
- the dsrA gene encoding dissimilatory-type sulfite reductase subunit alpha, which gives rise to MAKHATPLLDQLQSGPWPSFVTDIKEEAERRHKNEKNVKYQIPVDVCDDLLGILELSYKDGTTHWKHGGIVGVFGYGGGVIGRYCDQPEMFPGVAHFHTIRVAQPAGMYYTSEFLRQLCDLWEMRGSGLTNMHGATGDIVLLGTTTPQLEEFFFDLTHKLNNDLGGSGSNLRTPASCLGDSRCEWACYDAQELCYQLTQEYQDELHRPAFPYKFKFKFDGCPNGCVASIARSDMSFIGTWRDEIRIDQEAVAAYIGGEIQPNGGAHSGKDWGPFDIEKEVLDLCPTECMWLEDGKLKINDRECTRCMHCLNVMPRALRIGNDRGLSILVGAKAPILDGAQMGSLLVPFIKVEESYDEIKEIIEGIWEWWMEEGKNRERLGELIKRQGLAKAIAAVGLTPVPQHVQEPRHNPYIFWKEEDVEGGWDRDIAEYRKHHQR
- a CDS encoding ferredoxin, coding for MGYSVLVDVDKCSGDGECVDVCPVEVYELQGGKAVAVNEEECLGCESCVEVCEQGAITIEEN